One Intestinimonas butyriciproducens genomic window, ACTATGACCACTATGTCGGCCTTGCCGACCTCAACGACAAGGAGACCCGGCTGCACATCCTGGGCCACTTGGACGTAGTGGGCGAGGGCTCCGGCTGGTCCACCGATCCCTATACCTGTGTGGAGCGGGACGGAATTCTCTATGGCCGCGGCGTCTCCGACGACAAGGGCCCCGTAGTCTGCGCCCTCCTGGCCATGAAGGCGGTCCGTGAGCTGGGACTCCCCGTGAGCGCCAACGCCCGGCTGATCCTGGGCACCGATGAGGAGAGCGGTTCCGCCGACATCGCCTATTATTACGCCCGGGAGCCTTACGCCCCCTACGCCTTTACCCCAGATGCCGATTTCCCTGTCATCAACATCGAGAAGGGACATTACCATCCCGATTTCGGCACGCGGTGGGAGCGCTCCGGCGCGCTTCCCCGGGTGGCCGCCATGACCGGCGGTTTCCGTCAGAATGTGGTTCCCCCCGAGGCCGAGTGTATGATCCTGGGCCTCTTTGACCGGGACGTCCAGTCCGCCTGTGACGAAGTGGCCCGGACCACCGGCGCGTCCTTCCTGGTAAACGGCTCCGCCAGCGGCTGCCACATCCACTGTGAGGGCAAAAATGCCCATGCCGCCTCCCCCGACGACGGTATCAACGCCATCGCCGCCCTCCTGGAGGTATTGGCACGCCTCCCTCTGGCCGACTGCGGCAGCACAAAGGCCGTCCTGGCCCTACACACCCTCTTCCCCTTTGGGGACAATCGCGGCAAGGCCCTCGGCATCGCCCAGGAGGATGCCGAGTCCGGCCCCCTTACCCTGAATTTTGCGCTTCTCACCCTCACAGAGACCGGCTTTACCGCCAAATTTGACGTGCGGTTCCCCATCTGTGCCACGGAGGAAACCTGCAAGAAGGCCTGTGAGGCCGCTTTCGCGGGCTATGGCATCTCGGTCACCGGCGACCCGGACATGACCACCGTCCACTGCGTCCCCCGGGATTCCGAGCTGGTCCAGACTTTGCTGCGGTGCTATGCCGATTATACCGGCGTGGAAAACCCCCAGCCCATCGCCATCGGCGGCGGCACCTATGTCCACGATATCCCCGGCGGCGTGGCCTTCGGCTGTGATTTCCCCGGCTTTGACCCCAAGATGCACGCTGCCGACGAGCAGGCCAGCATCCCGAACCTCCTTCTCTCCTGCAAGATCTTCACCCAGGCTATCGCGGAGCTGTGCCGGTGATGGGAAGGCTGCGCGGGCGCGCCGCCGCCCTGACCGCCGCGGCCCTTCTCTGTCTGAGCCTCACGGCCTGCGGGGAGACAAAGATGACCGTCTTCGACGCCACCGCTTACGTGAAGGGCGTGCTGGACGAGACCTACAAGGGGACCTGGAACAATGCCTTTCTGGATCTGGTGGAGCTCACCGATGGGGAGGCCCAGGACGCCTACGAGGCGTCCCTGGAGCAGGAGTAC contains:
- a CDS encoding M20 family metallopeptidase — encoded protein: MYQKEIEAYWNDPARERELVAAISRLVGVKSVKGEAEPGKPFGPGPAAALTEALSLCKELGFAVTDYDHYVGLADLNDKETRLHILGHLDVVGEGSGWSTDPYTCVERDGILYGRGVSDDKGPVVCALLAMKAVRELGLPVSANARLILGTDEESGSADIAYYYAREPYAPYAFTPDADFPVINIEKGHYHPDFGTRWERSGALPRVAAMTGGFRQNVVPPEAECMILGLFDRDVQSACDEVARTTGASFLVNGSASGCHIHCEGKNAHAASPDDGINAIAALLEVLARLPLADCGSTKAVLALHTLFPFGDNRGKALGIAQEDAESGPLTLNFALLTLTETGFTAKFDVRFPICATEETCKKACEAAFAGYGISVTGDPDMTTVHCVPRDSELVQTLLRCYADYTGVENPQPIAIGGGTYVHDIPGGVAFGCDFPGFDPKMHAADEQASIPNLLLSCKIFTQAIAELCR